A genomic stretch from Bacillus sp. N1-1 includes:
- a CDS encoding helix-turn-helix domain-containing protein — protein MIGEEVKKYRLRKGLSLSELAERANVAKSYLSSIERNIQSNPSIQFLDKISNVLDVSVEVLLQGDDPIHQSELDAEWKKLVKEAMESGVSKDQFKEFLEFNKWRAKQGPHQ, from the coding sequence GTGATCGGAGAAGAAGTTAAAAAGTATCGTTTACGCAAAGGGTTATCACTTTCAGAGCTAGCAGAGCGCGCCAACGTTGCTAAATCGTATTTAAGTTCCATTGAACGAAATATACAATCAAATCCCTCTATTCAATTTTTAGATAAAATATCGAATGTTTTGGACGTGTCAGTTGAAGTACTTCTTCAAGGGGATGATCCCATTCATCAAAGTGAATTAGATGCAGAATGGAAGAAGTTAGTGAAGGAAGCTATGGAGTCCGGTGTTAGTAAAGATCAATTCAAGGAATTTCTTGAATTTAATAAATGGCGCGCAAAGCAGGGGCCTCATCAATAA
- a CDS encoding anti-repressor SinI family protein has translation MGVHTEEKLDEEWIALIIEAKELGMDINEIKSFLHQNGK, from the coding sequence ATGGGCGTACATACGGAGGAAAAGCTTGATGAAGAATGGATTGCACTAATCATTGAAGCGAAAGAGCTTGGCATGGATATTAACGAAATAAAATCATTTCTTCATCAAAACGGAAAGTAA